Proteins from a single region of Streptomyces spinoverrucosus:
- a CDS encoding DUF2000 domain-containing protein → MNDSAPVRVDRPDRFDTKIAVLLREDLEPWQRLNVTAFLISGLGTEVPEVIGEPYEDADGVPYLPMFRQPVLVFEGTKETLTAAHARVLSRALPRAVFTSDLFTTGNDRDNRAAVRAVRTAELDLVGLAVHGPRNAVDKALKGARMHP, encoded by the coding sequence ATGAACGATTCCGCACCTGTCCGCGTCGACCGCCCCGACCGCTTCGACACCAAGATCGCCGTCCTGCTCCGCGAGGACCTGGAGCCCTGGCAGCGCCTGAACGTCACCGCCTTCCTGATCAGCGGCCTCGGCACAGAGGTCCCCGAGGTGATCGGCGAGCCGTACGAGGACGCCGACGGCGTGCCCTATCTGCCGATGTTCCGCCAGCCGGTACTGGTCTTCGAGGGCACGAAGGAGACGCTGACCGCGGCCCACGCGCGCGTGCTCTCCCGTGCCCTCCCGCGCGCGGTGTTCACCTCGGACCTGTTCACGACGGGCAACGACCGCGACAACCGGGCGGCCGTGCGGGCCGTGCGGACGGCGGAGCTGGACCTGGTGGGCCTCGCGGTCCATGGCCCGCGCAACGCCGTGGACAAGGCCCTCAAGGGTGCGCGGATGCACCCCTAG
- a CDS encoding NUDIX hydrolase codes for MDEVVERVDGQDRVLGVVSRREANREGWLHRVAVTACRDDRGRILVHRRSEQVSRFPGLYEVEVGGAANVGESYEQAAARELAEELGIRALPRLLFTFINRSGLSPHWLGVHEAVVPDAVVPDPDEVAWHGWLTEPELASALSEWRFTPDSHEAFSRYLAFRSAQS; via the coding sequence GTGGATGAAGTGGTGGAGCGTGTCGACGGTCAAGATCGCGTGCTGGGGGTGGTCAGCCGTCGGGAGGCCAACCGGGAGGGTTGGCTGCATCGGGTCGCCGTGACGGCGTGTCGTGATGATCGTGGCCGGATCCTCGTCCACCGACGGTCGGAACAGGTATCGCGCTTCCCCGGGCTCTATGAGGTCGAGGTCGGTGGCGCCGCAAATGTCGGCGAGTCCTATGAACAGGCCGCCGCGCGGGAACTGGCCGAAGAGCTGGGCATTCGTGCGCTGCCGCGCCTGCTGTTCACGTTCATCAACCGCAGCGGTTTGAGCCCTCACTGGCTCGGCGTGCACGAAGCCGTGGTGCCGGACGCCGTGGTCCCCGATCCCGATGAGGTCGCCTGGCATGGCTGGCTGACCGAGCCGGAGCTCGCCTCGGCTCTGTCGGAGTGGCGCTTCACCCCCGACAGCCACGAAGCCTTCAGCCGGTATCTCGCGTTCCGGAGCGCGCAGTCATGA
- a CDS encoding class I SAM-dependent methyltransferase: MGTVTRGTTNPNRLRRMDRWIAAAHGHELRRAADPVAVDLGYGAAPWTAVELLTRLRATAPHARVVGVEIEPARVAAAQPYAREGLAFRHGGFEVPLPQRPQLIRAANVLRQYDEVEVAGVWERLCARLAPADPAKGSRGGLLVEGTCDEIGRRHVWVALGPEGPRTVTFATRLGSLERPSDLAERLPKALIHRNIPGEPVHAFLRDFDRAWAAAAPYASYGARQRWIRAVRDLTADWPVTDGPARWRQGEVTVRWGALAPRA; this comes from the coding sequence GTGGGAACGGTGACGCGCGGGACGACCAATCCGAACCGGCTGCGGCGCATGGACCGCTGGATCGCCGCCGCGCACGGCCACGAACTGCGCCGCGCCGCCGATCCGGTCGCCGTCGACCTCGGCTACGGCGCCGCCCCCTGGACCGCCGTCGAGCTCCTCACCCGCCTGCGCGCGACCGCGCCGCACGCGCGCGTGGTCGGCGTCGAGATCGAACCCGCGCGCGTGGCCGCCGCGCAGCCGTACGCGCGCGAGGGGCTCGCCTTCCGGCACGGCGGCTTCGAGGTCCCGCTCCCCCAGCGGCCGCAGCTCATCCGCGCGGCCAACGTGCTGCGCCAGTACGACGAGGTGGAGGTCGCCGGCGTGTGGGAACGACTGTGCGCGCGGCTCGCACCGGCCGATCCGGCGAAGGGTTCGCGCGGCGGGCTGCTAGTCGAAGGGACCTGCGACGAGATCGGGCGGCGGCACGTGTGGGTCGCGCTCGGCCCGGAGGGCCCGCGCACGGTGACCTTCGCCACCCGGCTGGGGTCCCTGGAACGCCCCTCGGACCTCGCGGAGCGCCTGCCCAAGGCGCTGATCCACCGCAACATCCCCGGCGAGCCGGTGCACGCCTTCCTGCGCGACTTCGACCGCGCCTGGGCCGCCGCCGCGCCCTACGCCTCCTACGGCGCCCGCCAGCGCTGGATCAGGGCCGTACGGGACCTGACGGCCGACTGGCCGGTGACGGACGGTCCGGCGCGCTGGCGGCAGGGGGAAGTGACCGTGCGGTGGGGGGCGTTGGCGCCGCGCGCGTGA
- a CDS encoding PP2C family protein-serine/threonine phosphatase has protein sequence MPVPVPRQRAIPAVESGQAQAAPAVRGLSGASGDPGTEAPRKEAHKEEKAAKTTSTLTDTNLTLLLIEDDPGGSPIVPELLDQAGKPIRIRTARNLTEAERLLTDDVHCILLDLALPAPGRADDSDDELSVLRHVLELAPRHAVLALTASGDAERGAEAVRVGAQDYLFRDELDGRLLSRAIRYAVERKRSDTAERRLAEGRLRAQENRRLERGLLPTPLLHGSSLRFAARYRPGRSRALLGGDFYDVVRTPDGTVHAMIGDVCGHGPDEAALGVELRIAWRALTLAGLCGDELLNTLQQVLEHERSDDEIFATLCTVDIAPDGRRGGLCLAGHPAPLVARPGRAPRLLPYDNNGPALGLLPGARWPRMQVELGREWSLMLYTDGLIEGHIGEGRERLGQDGMVEMISRQLSEGLRGEALLRAAVSEVRDLNGGELTDDVAVLLLERA, from the coding sequence ATGCCCGTACCCGTACCGCGGCAGAGAGCGATCCCGGCCGTGGAGAGTGGTCAGGCGCAGGCCGCGCCCGCAGTCCGCGGCCTCTCCGGTGCATCCGGTGATCCCGGTACTGAGGCTCCGCGCAAGGAAGCGCACAAGGAAGAGAAGGCCGCGAAGACCACCAGCACCCTCACTGACACCAACCTCACACTGCTGCTGATCGAGGACGACCCCGGCGGCTCCCCGATCGTGCCCGAACTGCTCGACCAGGCCGGCAAGCCGATCCGGATCCGCACCGCCCGCAACCTCACCGAGGCCGAGCGGCTGCTGACCGACGACGTCCACTGCATCCTGCTGGACCTCGCGCTGCCGGCCCCCGGCCGGGCCGACGACAGCGACGACGAGCTGTCGGTCCTGCGGCACGTACTGGAGCTCGCGCCCCGGCACGCCGTCCTCGCCCTCACCGCGTCCGGCGACGCCGAGCGCGGCGCCGAGGCTGTCCGCGTGGGCGCCCAGGACTACCTGTTCCGCGACGAGCTGGACGGCCGGCTGCTGAGCCGCGCCATCCGTTACGCCGTGGAGCGGAAACGTTCCGACACGGCCGAGCGGCGACTCGCCGAGGGCCGGCTGCGCGCCCAGGAGAACCGCCGACTGGAGCGCGGCCTGCTGCCCACACCGCTGCTGCACGGCTCCTCGCTGCGCTTCGCCGCCCGCTACCGCCCCGGCCGCTCGCGCGCGCTGCTCGGCGGCGACTTCTACGACGTCGTCCGCACCCCGGACGGCACCGTGCACGCCATGATCGGCGACGTCTGCGGGCACGGTCCCGACGAGGCGGCGCTCGGCGTGGAGCTGCGCATCGCGTGGCGCGCGCTGACGCTGGCGGGCCTGTGCGGGGACGAGCTGCTGAACACGCTGCAGCAGGTGCTGGAGCACGAACGCTCGGACGACGAGATCTTCGCGACCCTGTGCACGGTCGACATCGCGCCCGACGGCCGCCGTGGGGGCCTGTGCCTGGCCGGTCACCCGGCCCCGCTGGTCGCCCGCCCCGGCCGCGCGCCGCGCCTGCTGCCGTACGACAACAACGGTCCCGCCCTCGGCCTGCTGCCGGGCGCCCGCTGGCCGCGGATGCAGGTGGAGCTGGGCCGGGAGTGGAGCCTGATGCTCTACACCGACGGCCTGATCGAGGGCCACATCGGCGAGGGCCGCGAACGGCTCGGCCAGGACGGCATGGTGGAGATGATCAGCCGCCAGCTCTCCGAGGGGCTGCGCGGGGAGGCGCTGTTGCGGGCCGCGGTGAGTGAGGTCCGCGATCTCAATGGCGGCGAACTGACGGATGACGTGGCTGTGCTGCTGCTGGAGCGCGCGTAG
- a CDS encoding C40 family peptidase: MTRGKRGLIAAAVTVVCAVTVLAAPGAAFAAPAPTPTPSSTPGSAPATNEELEAVRKRLDTLYREAASATDAYNAAEEKAEQQSAEIVALAKRIVEGQERLDELKKRAGAAAAAQYRTGGLPPEAHLMLSDDPGEFLDGTGRVLQGERATKHLLQEMTRTQQDLQQYAKDASAQWQKLEAGRKAKSAAQKKIEQRIEAAEKLESQLEKEEKERLAKLEEEAAYQAQTAWLDTGVLDEIDGTATEQGRKAVEFATEQIGKPYEWGAEGPKTYDCSGLTSQAWAAAGSAIPRTSQEQWKQLKRIDVKDMRPGDLIIYFGDASHVGMYVGEGAMVHAPRPGRTITIAGAGSMPILGVVRPQAG, from the coding sequence ATGACCAGGGGCAAGCGCGGCCTGATCGCCGCGGCCGTGACCGTGGTCTGTGCGGTCACCGTGCTGGCGGCACCGGGAGCGGCGTTCGCGGCACCCGCACCGACCCCCACCCCGTCCTCGACGCCCGGTTCGGCTCCCGCCACGAACGAGGAACTCGAAGCCGTCCGCAAGCGGCTCGACACCCTCTACCGCGAGGCCGCCTCCGCGACCGACGCCTACAACGCGGCGGAGGAGAAGGCCGAGCAGCAGTCCGCCGAGATCGTCGCGCTCGCCAAGCGGATCGTCGAAGGCCAGGAGAGGCTCGACGAGTTGAAGAAGCGCGCCGGCGCCGCGGCCGCCGCCCAGTACCGCACCGGCGGCCTCCCGCCCGAGGCCCATCTGATGCTCAGCGACGACCCGGGCGAGTTCCTCGACGGCACCGGCCGTGTCCTCCAGGGCGAGCGCGCCACGAAGCATCTGCTTCAGGAAATGACCCGCACCCAGCAGGACTTGCAGCAGTACGCCAAGGACGCCTCCGCCCAGTGGCAGAAGCTGGAGGCGGGCCGCAAGGCGAAGTCCGCCGCCCAGAAGAAGATCGAGCAGCGGATCGAGGCGGCGGAGAAGCTGGAGTCCCAGCTGGAGAAGGAGGAGAAGGAGCGCCTGGCCAAGCTGGAGGAGGAGGCCGCGTACCAGGCGCAGACCGCCTGGCTGGACACCGGCGTCCTCGACGAGATCGACGGCACGGCCACCGAGCAGGGCAGGAAGGCCGTGGAGTTCGCCACCGAGCAGATAGGCAAGCCGTACGAGTGGGGCGCCGAGGGCCCGAAGACGTACGACTGCTCCGGACTGACCTCCCAGGCCTGGGCGGCGGCCGGCAGCGCCATCCCGCGCACCTCGCAGGAGCAGTGGAAGCAGCTGAAGCGCATCGACGTCAAGGACATGCGCCCCGGCGACCTGATCATCTACTTCGGCGACGCCAGCCACGTCGGGATGTACGTGGGCGAGGGCGCGATGGTGCACGCCCCGCGGCCGGGGCGCACGATCACGATCGCGGGTGCGGGTTCGATGCCGATCCTGGGCGTCGTACGGCCACAAGCGGGCTGA
- a CDS encoding DUF2516 family protein, whose protein sequence is MQGFVGFMWLLSMALILFSGFALFDAATRREDAYRAADKQTKPFWLIILGLAFVVNLIFNILSFLPIIGLIATIVYMVDVRPALRGLPGGGRARRGSSSDGPYGPYNGGR, encoded by the coding sequence ATGCAGGGGTTCGTCGGGTTCATGTGGCTGTTGAGCATGGCCCTGATCCTTTTCAGCGGCTTCGCGCTGTTCGACGCCGCCACCCGCCGCGAGGATGCCTACCGCGCGGCCGACAAGCAGACCAAGCCCTTCTGGCTGATCATCCTCGGGCTCGCCTTCGTGGTGAACCTGATCTTCAACATCCTGTCGTTCCTGCCGATCATCGGCCTCATCGCGACGATCGTGTACATGGTCGACGTACGCCCGGCCCTGCGCGGCCTCCCGGGTGGCGGCCGCGCCCGCCGGGGTTCGAGCAGCGACGGCCCGTACGGCCCCTACAACGGCGGCCGGTAA
- the mshA gene encoding D-inositol-3-phosphate glycosyltransferase — translation MSHYVSRLGRRSPAAPSRLRLGHRRPRRVAMLSVHTSPLHQPGTGDAGGMNVYIVELAQRLAAINIEVEIFTRATTAALPPVVELAPGVLVRHVDAGPYEGLAKEDLPAQLCAFTHGVMQAWAGHRPGYYDLVHSHYWLSGHVGWLAAQRWGVPLVHAMHTMAKVKNANLADGDTPEPAARVIGETQIVAAADRLIANTAEEADELVRHYAAQRAKVAVVHPGVNLGRFHPADGRAAARARLGLPQDALIPLFAGRIQPLKAPDVLLRAVAVLLAERPDLRSRLVVPVVGGPSGSGLAKPEGLQKLAARLGIADVVRFRPPVGQDQLADWFRAASVLVMPSYSESFGLVAIEAQASGTPVLAAAVGGLPVAVRDGRTGFLVQGHEPAAYARVLADFADDPRLSARLGSAAAHHARSFGWDASAAATAEAYTAAMQSHRRRSRAHHG, via the coding sequence GTGAGCCATTACGTCAGCAGGCTCGGTCGCCGCTCCCCGGCGGCCCCCTCGCGGCTCCGCCTGGGCCACCGCCGCCCGCGCCGCGTCGCCATGCTCTCCGTGCACACCTCCCCGCTCCACCAGCCCGGCACCGGTGACGCCGGCGGCATGAACGTCTACATCGTGGAGCTCGCGCAGCGCCTCGCCGCGATCAACATCGAGGTCGAGATCTTCACGCGCGCGACCACGGCCGCCCTCCCGCCCGTCGTGGAACTCGCCCCCGGCGTCCTCGTCCGGCACGTCGACGCGGGCCCCTACGAGGGCCTCGCCAAGGAGGACCTCCCGGCCCAGCTGTGCGCCTTCACCCACGGCGTGATGCAGGCCTGGGCCGGCCACCGCCCCGGCTACTACGACCTGGTGCACTCGCACTACTGGCTCTCCGGCCACGTCGGCTGGCTCGCCGCCCAGCGCTGGGGCGTCCCCCTGGTGCACGCCATGCACACCATGGCCAAGGTCAAGAACGCCAACCTCGCCGACGGCGACACCCCCGAGCCCGCCGCCCGGGTCATCGGCGAGACCCAGATCGTGGCCGCGGCGGACCGGCTGATCGCCAACACCGCCGAGGAGGCCGACGAGCTGGTACGGCACTACGCCGCCCAGCGAGCCAAGGTCGCCGTGGTCCACCCGGGCGTCAACCTCGGCCGCTTCCACCCCGCCGACGGCCGCGCCGCCGCCCGCGCCCGCCTGGGCCTGCCCCAGGACGCCCTGATCCCCCTCTTCGCGGGCCGCATACAGCCCCTGAAGGCGCCCGACGTGCTGCTGCGCGCGGTCGCCGTCCTGCTCGCCGAGCGGCCCGACCTGCGCTCCCGGCTGGTCGTCCCGGTCGTGGGCGGCCCCAGCGGCAGCGGCCTCGCCAAACCGGAGGGCCTGCAGAAGCTGGCCGCGCGGCTGGGCATCGCCGATGTCGTACGGTTCCGCCCGCCCGTCGGCCAGGACCAGCTGGCGGACTGGTTCCGGGCCGCGTCCGTGCTGGTCATGCCGTCGTACAGCGAGTCGTTCGGCCTGGTCGCGATCGAGGCGCAGGCGTCCGGTACGCCGGTGCTGGCCGCCGCGGTCGGCGGTCTGCCGGTCGCCGTACGGGACGGACGGACCGGATTCCTCGTCCAGGGGCACGAACCGGCGGCGTACGCGCGCGTACTGGCTGACTTCGCCGACGATCCGCGGCTGTCCGCCCGGCTGGGCTCGGCCGCCGCCCACCACGCCCGCTCCTTCGGCTGGGACGCCTCGGCCGCCGCCACGGCGGAGGCCTACACGGCGGCCATGCAGTCCCACCGCCGCCGCTCCCGGGCCCACCACGGCTGA
- a CDS encoding alkene reductase → MPVNTSEVSPVSSLFSPVSLGKIELANRIVMAPLTRVRAGSSGIPGDLMVEYYRQRASVGMIITEGTYPDHASQGYVGEPGIATDEQAAGWQRVFEAVHAEGGRIVLQIMHAGRGTHPDINGGRRILAPSAIAIDNKTFTEKGEQPYPVPEAMTTAEIRAAVEDFAAAARRAIGAGADGVEIHGANGYLLQEFLSPAANQRTDEYGASPQNRARFVVEVVTAVAQAVGAERVGLRISPEVDLGDVFETDRDDVLATYGTLLDQLRPLGLAYLSVLHAEPGGDLVQELRRRFGGKLIVNSGPFGGQTTREQALQQIEAGHADAVVVGRALIANPDLVARWQGGHPENEPRPELFYGPGAEGYTDYPFLEAA, encoded by the coding sequence ATGCCTGTCAACACTTCAGAGGTTTCGCCCGTTTCGTCGCTTTTCTCCCCCGTCTCTCTCGGGAAGATCGAGCTCGCCAACCGCATCGTCATGGCACCGCTGACCCGGGTCCGGGCCGGTTCCTCCGGCATCCCCGGGGACCTCATGGTCGAGTACTACCGGCAGCGGGCGAGCGTCGGAATGATCATCACCGAGGGTACCTACCCCGACCACGCCTCGCAGGGCTATGTCGGTGAGCCGGGCATCGCCACCGACGAGCAGGCGGCCGGCTGGCAGCGGGTGTTCGAGGCAGTGCACGCCGAGGGCGGCCGCATCGTCCTGCAGATCATGCACGCCGGCCGCGGCACCCACCCCGACATCAACGGCGGCCGCCGCATCCTCGCCCCCAGCGCGATCGCCATCGACAACAAGACGTTCACCGAGAAGGGCGAGCAGCCCTACCCCGTACCGGAAGCGATGACCACTGCAGAGATCCGGGCAGCCGTGGAGGACTTCGCCGCCGCGGCCCGCCGGGCCATCGGGGCGGGAGCGGACGGCGTGGAGATCCACGGCGCCAACGGCTACCTGCTCCAGGAGTTCCTCTCCCCGGCGGCCAACCAGCGCACCGATGAATACGGCGCCTCGCCGCAGAACCGCGCCCGCTTCGTCGTCGAGGTCGTCACGGCGGTCGCCCAGGCCGTCGGTGCCGAGCGGGTCGGGCTGCGGATCTCGCCGGAGGTCGACCTCGGGGACGTCTTCGAGACCGACCGGGACGACGTCCTGGCCACCTACGGCACCCTGCTCGACCAACTGCGCCCGCTGGGCCTGGCCTACCTCTCCGTACTGCACGCCGAGCCGGGCGGCGACCTGGTACAGGAGCTGCGGCGGCGCTTCGGCGGCAAGCTGATCGTCAACAGCGGCCCCTTCGGGGGGCAGACCACCCGCGAGCAGGCGCTCCAGCAGATCGAGGCCGGCCACGCCGACGCCGTGGTCGTAGGCCGGGCCCTCATCGCCAACCCCGACCTGGTCGCGCGCTGGCAGGGTGGCCACCCGGAGAACGAGCCGCGACCGGAACTGTTCTACGGGCCGGGCGCCGAGGGCTACACCGACTACCCCTTCCTCGAAGCAGCTTGA
- a CDS encoding helix-turn-helix transcriptional regulator, with amino-acid sequence MAQQREVSAWRPLVPGVVEVFHAHFTEYAYPMHVHEAWTLLIVDDGAVRYDLDRHEHGTPHDTVTLLPPHVPHNGSAATSQGFRKRVLYLDDSLLTDDFIGPAVDAPDLRDPVLRHRVGQLHGALAAPGDELEAESRLTLIGDRLRAHLRPRLATVGPRTDPALARRLRELLDERVVHGLSLDEAGALLQAHPAHLVRAFSGAYGIAPHQYLNSRRVERARRLLLAGVRPAEAAAATGFYDQAHLTRHFRRLVGVTPGRYREGAPPSASPR; translated from the coding sequence ATGGCCCAGCAGCGGGAGGTCTCCGCCTGGCGACCGCTCGTCCCGGGCGTCGTCGAGGTCTTCCACGCCCACTTCACCGAGTACGCCTACCCGATGCACGTCCATGAGGCGTGGACGCTGCTCATCGTGGACGACGGCGCCGTACGGTACGACCTCGACCGGCACGAGCACGGCACCCCGCACGACACGGTGACCCTGCTGCCGCCGCACGTCCCCCACAACGGCTCCGCCGCCACCTCGCAGGGCTTCCGCAAGCGGGTGCTGTACCTGGACGACTCACTGCTCACCGACGACTTCATCGGGCCCGCCGTCGACGCGCCAGACCTGCGCGATCCGGTGCTGCGGCATCGCGTGGGGCAGTTGCACGGCGCGCTCGCCGCCCCCGGTGACGAGCTGGAGGCCGAGAGCCGGCTGACGCTGATCGGGGACCGGCTGCGCGCCCATCTGCGCCCGCGGCTCGCCACCGTCGGCCCGCGCACCGACCCCGCCCTGGCCCGCCGGCTGCGCGAACTCCTCGACGAACGGGTCGTGCACGGCCTGTCGCTGGACGAGGCGGGCGCGCTCCTCCAGGCCCATCCCGCCCATCTCGTACGGGCGTTCAGCGGCGCGTACGGCATCGCGCCGCACCAGTACCTGAACTCGCGGCGCGTCGAACGCGCCCGGCGGTTGCTGCTGGCCGGTGTCCGCCCGGCCGAGGCGGCGGCCGCGACCGGGTTCTACGACCAGGCCCATCTCACCCGGCACTTCCGGCGGTTGGTCGGGGTGACTCCGGGGCGCTACCGGGAAGGCGCGCCGCCCTCGGCTTCGCCACGTTGA
- a CDS encoding helix-turn-helix domain-containing protein, which yields MASLNVGNLGEYLREQRRNAQLSLRQLADAAGVSNPYLSQIERGLRKPSAEVLQQVAKALRISAETLYVRAGILDAERDRDEVETRAVILADPTLNERQKQVLLQVYESFRKENGFEAGKVSAAQDGDLSDSSDSSDLSDLSGIRDGDGSSGRGDNAVRDPRAADGGDADPHPRSAG from the coding sequence ATGGCATCGCTCAACGTCGGCAATCTCGGTGAGTACCTGCGCGAGCAGCGGCGCAACGCGCAGCTGTCGCTGCGGCAGCTCGCCGACGCCGCCGGAGTGTCCAATCCGTATCTGAGCCAGATCGAGCGCGGGCTGCGCAAGCCGAGCGCGGAGGTGTTGCAGCAGGTCGCCAAGGCGCTGCGGATCTCCGCCGAGACGCTGTACGTGCGGGCCGGGATCCTCGACGCCGAACGGGATCGGGACGAGGTGGAGACGCGCGCCGTCATCCTCGCCGACCCCACGCTGAACGAGCGGCAGAAGCAGGTGCTGCTCCAGGTCTACGAGTCGTTCCGCAAGGAGAACGGCTTCGAGGCCGGCAAGGTGAGCGCGGCGCAGGACGGGGACCTGAGTGACAGCAGTGACAGCAGCGATCTCAGCGATCTCAGCGGCATAAGAGACGGCGACGGCAGCAGCGGCAGGGGCGACAACGCCGTACGCGACCCTCGCGCCGCCGACGGCGGCGACGCCGACCCGCACCCGCGATCCGCCGGTTGA
- a CDS encoding type III secretion system chaperone family protein, with amino-acid sequence MGDAEQQAAQVIEGVFKDAELEWESPTPGHYVVKLPGTRKLSTTASLIVGRHSLSLNAFVIRHPDENEPGVHRWLLERNLKLYGVSYAVDPLGDIYVTGKLPLAAVTAEEVDRLLGQILQAADGAFNTLLEMGFASAIRKEYAWRVSRGESTRNLEAFTHLIQRGEAEGGAPSR; translated from the coding sequence ATGGGCGATGCAGAGCAGCAGGCCGCGCAGGTCATCGAGGGCGTGTTCAAGGACGCGGAGCTGGAGTGGGAGAGCCCCACGCCCGGCCACTACGTCGTCAAGCTCCCCGGCACCCGCAAGCTGTCGACGACGGCCTCCCTGATCGTCGGCCGCCACTCCCTGTCGTTGAACGCCTTCGTGATCCGCCACCCCGACGAGAACGAACCCGGCGTCCACCGCTGGCTGCTGGAGCGCAACCTCAAGCTGTACGGCGTCAGTTACGCCGTCGACCCGCTCGGCGACATCTACGTCACCGGCAAGCTGCCGCTCGCCGCCGTCACCGCGGAGGAGGTCGACCGGCTGCTCGGGCAGATCCTTCAGGCCGCCGACGGAGCCTTCAACACCCTTCTGGAGATGGGTTTCGCGTCCGCGATCCGCAAGGAGTACGCGTGGCGTGTCTCGCGCGGCGAGTCGACCCGCAACCTTGAGGCGTTCACGCACCTGATTCAACGTGGCGAAGCCGAGGGCGGCGCGCCTTCCCGGTAG
- a CDS encoding asparagine synthase-related protein yields MPGPLWRAVKTAARGRPYALARAAKAVAAGQLLGDGLGMWTWCPIGAAIQCLTPHGRQVVARMLEASARVAGDVNAGEWEDWTALRYNGAAIRDCAPLFAEHGVNQVSPFLDNEVVTACLRIGAGERRRPGVYKPLLAMARPDLPDRLTGRQSKAASRRCCTRACAPTTRSCTS; encoded by the coding sequence GTGCCCGGCCCGCTGTGGCGGGCCGTGAAGACTGCGGCGCGGGGACGACCGTACGCCCTGGCGCGGGCGGCGAAAGCGGTCGCGGCCGGACAACTGCTGGGTGACGGCCTCGGAATGTGGACGTGGTGTCCCATCGGCGCGGCCATCCAATGCCTCACCCCGCACGGACGGCAGGTGGTCGCCCGGATGCTCGAAGCCTCCGCGCGGGTGGCGGGCGACGTCAACGCCGGCGAATGGGAGGACTGGACCGCGCTGCGCTACAACGGCGCCGCCATACGCGACTGCGCACCGCTGTTCGCCGAGCACGGCGTGAACCAGGTGAGCCCATTCCTGGACAACGAGGTCGTCACAGCCTGCCTGCGGATCGGTGCCGGAGAGCGGCGCCGTCCAGGTGTCTACAAACCCCTGCTGGCCATGGCCCGCCCCGACCTGCCGGACCGGCTGACCGGCAGGCAGAGCAAGGCCGCTTCACGCCGCTGCTGTACGCGGGCCTGCGCGCCCACCACCAGGAGCTGCACGAGCTGA